A section of the Spirosoma pollinicola genome encodes:
- a CDS encoding helicase HerA domain-containing protein: MTAGFTSVITKLANIDLFEQDQAIQMPKTGVFVGNPFYIDYDKARLLVADAWKMKAGGLPQGSFLLAYYINVNEADVREAILLRVLGPTSLPTDSDVVASMVEFYKEGLTSEGRKVNVDQFTRYEFSFSGVECRVLGTFYADKDDETCFGADVENFMSAHHYKVIKPNAKVLEKIINFRKGELTGAATDINLGSVRYSSTRRFQEATPNVPVYVTPKDFLGKRTAMFGMTRTGKSNTVKIIIEAVENMTALAVSPALPDKRTENSKITEVELALLEPFEGSMPRYPAGQIIFDVNGEYANANLQDKGTAIFEIYESKTLRYSVISKPGFRVMKVNFFNDVESGFELVKAYLTEESGDYIKSFLAVDMTRPDNYEKDRFGSAATRYDR; this comes from the coding sequence ATGACAGCAGGCTTTACCTCCGTAATTACCAAACTGGCTAACATTGATTTATTCGAGCAGGACCAAGCCATCCAAATGCCCAAAACAGGTGTTTTTGTTGGCAACCCCTTTTACATTGACTATGATAAAGCAAGACTACTAGTCGCCGATGCCTGGAAGATGAAAGCAGGTGGTCTGCCCCAAGGCTCATTTTTATTAGCTTACTATATCAACGTAAACGAAGCTGATGTTCGTGAAGCCATCCTGTTACGCGTACTTGGCCCAACTTCGTTACCAACTGATTCAGATGTGGTAGCATCAATGGTGGAGTTCTATAAAGAAGGGCTTACTTCGGAGGGCCGTAAGGTGAATGTAGATCAATTTACGCGCTATGAGTTTTCGTTCTCCGGTGTTGAGTGCCGTGTCTTGGGAACATTCTATGCAGATAAAGATGATGAGACATGCTTTGGAGCGGATGTTGAGAACTTCATGAGTGCTCACCACTATAAAGTTATTAAACCCAATGCGAAAGTGTTGGAGAAAATTATCAATTTTCGTAAAGGAGAGCTTACGGGAGCGGCAACTGACATTAATTTAGGCTCAGTAAGATACAGTTCAACCAGGCGTTTTCAAGAAGCAACACCCAACGTACCTGTTTATGTAACGCCTAAAGATTTTCTTGGTAAACGTACTGCCATGTTTGGCATGACACGAACTGGAAAATCTAATACAGTCAAAATTATTATTGAGGCAGTCGAAAATATGACTGCTCTAGCTGTCAGTCCTGCTTTGCCGGACAAGAGAACAGAGAACTCCAAAATTACTGAGGTAGAATTAGCGTTGCTGGAGCCATTTGAAGGAAGCATGCCAAGATACCCAGCCGGTCAGATCATATTTGACGTCAATGGCGAATATGCTAATGCTAATCTTCAAGATAAAGGCACAGCTATATTTGAAATATACGAGTCCAAGACGCTACGCTACAGCGTAATAAGTAAGCCTGGATTTCGCGTAATGAAGGTTAATTTCTTCAACGATGTTGAGTCAGGATTTGAGTTAGTAAAAGCGTATTTAACGGAAGAGTCTGGCGATTATATAAAAAGCTTCTTAGCTGTCGACATGACGCGACCAGACAATTACGAGAAGGACAGATTTGGTTCAGCAGCTACCCGTTATGATAGATGA
- a CDS encoding DNA-methyltransferase codes for MKPFFKTNSGELYLGDSENLLQGSVGEKLKGKVNLIMTSPPFPLNQKKSYGNKTGETYKDWFVSLAPVFAELLAPDGSIVIEIGNAWESERPVQSLLPLRCLLDFAEHPDAGLRLCQESICYNPARLPSPAQWVTIDRVRMTDSYTHVWWLSKSDNPKADNRRALRPYSASMERLLKRQSYNAGKRPSEHVVSATGFLTDHGGSIAHNLFEIEPIHPGDEPRLPNAFRIANTGSSDAFSKACRREGITPHPARMPEGLVSFYTELLTEPGDLILDPFAGSCTTGSVAERLGRHWVGIEIQESFAQQARLRFEDAIAPTKKSAIK; via the coding sequence ATGAAGCCCTTTTTTAAAACTAATTCAGGAGAACTATATCTCGGTGATTCCGAGAACTTACTACAAGGTAGTGTTGGTGAGAAATTAAAAGGGAAAGTTAACCTCATTATGACTTCCCCCCCTTTTCCACTTAACCAAAAGAAGAGCTATGGTAACAAAACTGGAGAAACCTATAAAGATTGGTTTGTTAGCTTGGCTCCTGTTTTCGCAGAACTACTGGCTCCTGATGGCTCTATAGTTATTGAGATTGGAAATGCATGGGAGTCTGAACGACCGGTGCAGTCTTTACTCCCTCTTCGGTGTCTACTTGATTTTGCTGAACATCCCGATGCTGGCCTGCGCCTTTGCCAAGAGTCTATCTGTTACAATCCAGCCCGTTTGCCATCTCCTGCGCAGTGGGTCACAATTGACAGAGTCCGCATGACAGATTCATACACCCACGTTTGGTGGCTCTCTAAATCAGATAATCCGAAAGCTGACAACCGAAGGGCATTACGCCCATATAGTGCTAGTATGGAGCGGCTTCTTAAACGCCAATCTTATAACGCTGGTAAGCGACCTTCAGAGCATGTTGTTAGCGCAACTGGTTTTTTAACAGATCATGGAGGCTCTATTGCACATAACCTTTTTGAGATAGAACCTATTCATCCCGGCGACGAACCTCGATTACCGAATGCATTCCGTATTGCTAATACGGGTTCATCTGATGCATTTTCTAAAGCTTGTCGCCGAGAGGGTATAACACCCCACCCTGCGCGTATGCCGGAAGGATTAGTTTCTTTCTATACCGAGCTTCTGACTGAGCCGGGCGATTTAATATTAGATCCTTTTGCAGGTAGTTGCACTACAGGTTCTGTAGCAGAAAGATTAGGCCGTCACTGGGTTGGTATTGAAATTCAAGAAAGCTTTGCCCAACAAGCTAGGCTTCGATTTGAGGATGCTATTGCGCCAACAAAAAAATCAGCTATTAAATAA
- a CDS encoding pPIWI_RE_Z domain-containing protein, with amino-acid sequence MNTLLSTPRVSRPALASLLHWQEPLATRLRFRHALPGMVANRLLNVELGLYLLAELVPLAPPQVLPDLLTGHGAIYRNRPIWSPRQHRALSQARILLAPYMDRSAWYNALAKYATLPSELKAYNSQGTLRTDVSGYLLRERLGMFVKAVA; translated from the coding sequence ATGAACACTCTTCTCTCCACCCCCCGTGTTTCCCGCCCGGCCCTTGCCAGTCTTCTTCACTGGCAGGAGCCACTGGCGACCCGGCTGCGCTTCCGGCATGCGCTACCTGGTATGGTAGCCAACCGGCTGCTCAATGTGGAGCTGGGTCTTTATTTATTAGCCGAACTGGTTCCTCTTGCACCGCCACAGGTTCTGCCTGATTTATTAACAGGCCACGGCGCTATTTACCGGAATCGGCCGATCTGGTCGCCCCGGCAGCACCGTGCGTTGAGCCAGGCCCGTATCCTGCTGGCCCCCTACATGGACCGCAGTGCCTGGTACAACGCGCTGGCCAAATACGCCACCCTTCCATCCGAATTAAAGGCCTACAACTCGCAAGGCACCCTCCGCACCGATGTGAGTGGGTATCTGCTGAGGGAGCGGCTGGGTATGTTTGTTAAGGCGGTGGCGTGA
- a CDS encoding pPIWI_RE_Z domain-containing protein — protein sequence MTHTQRPDSNIPAYTPRPSLSTRQLVDLELGLFLLQQVHPTAPPTALPALLRPDDVRWPSLSPKQKKYLNRGRLLLAHFANNLHWQTLLDAYAAAPNHRLAFDLSRDCSHFSEKTVGFSRNRLGVLRKMLA from the coding sequence ATGACTCATACACAGCGTCCCGACTCAAACATACCGGCTTATACGCCCCGCCCGTCGCTCTCGACCCGGCAATTAGTTGACCTCGAACTGGGTCTGTTTCTGCTTCAGCAGGTACACCCCACGGCTCCACCAACGGCACTCCCGGCCCTGCTTCGGCCCGACGATGTCCGCTGGCCCAGCCTATCGCCCAAACAAAAAAAATACCTGAACAGAGGGCGGCTTTTACTGGCTCATTTTGCCAATAACCTCCACTGGCAGACACTTCTGGATGCCTACGCAGCTGCGCCCAATCATCGGTTAGCTTTCGACCTCAGCCGCGATTGCAGTCATTTCTCCGAGAAAACCGTTGGTTTCTCCCGAAACCGGCTTGGCGTTCTACGCAAAATGCTAGCCTGA
- a CDS encoding helix-turn-helix transcriptional regulator, whose translation MPITRSAFQRYRLIDEIISRYPRRYSKQRLFELCQDKCGIRSISSLEKDIQRMREDHDAPIEYDKRANGYYYSNPQFRLLNLMLAPEDMEALDYAREVLAATQGATVADELTNALQKVRQSLDIIHEVRSDDRGGPAASRRIVYVEEKILGGNRQFVPILIRAVNQSRQVAFRYLKYEEVVPVMTGKGAKKAKTASLAAIQADRPKLRILHPILLREVADSWYVIGYDAVSGGEKTFALDRMSELELLDDPCDVPPTILANVSDLFEHIYGITDSHGPVEDIVLSFSPLFGQYVKAKPIHQTQEVLSDTDTECVVRLRLAPNRDLLMHLRSYGEHLTVLEPASLVQEIKASLSATLGRYSS comes from the coding sequence ATGCCCATAACCCGCTCCGCTTTTCAACGCTACCGGCTCATTGACGAGATCATCAGCCGATACCCCCGCCGGTATTCCAAACAGCGGCTGTTCGAACTCTGCCAGGACAAGTGCGGCATTCGGTCGATTTCGTCGCTCGAAAAAGACATTCAGCGGATGCGCGAAGACCACGACGCACCCATCGAATACGATAAACGAGCCAACGGCTACTATTACAGCAATCCGCAGTTTCGGTTGCTGAACCTGATGCTGGCCCCCGAGGACATGGAAGCCCTCGACTACGCCCGCGAGGTGCTGGCTGCTACGCAGGGCGCTACCGTTGCCGATGAGTTGACCAATGCGTTACAAAAGGTGCGGCAGAGTCTGGATATCATCCATGAGGTACGAAGCGACGACCGGGGAGGGCCTGCGGCTTCGCGCCGGATTGTGTATGTCGAAGAGAAAATTCTGGGCGGTAATCGTCAGTTTGTGCCGATACTCATCCGGGCCGTAAACCAGAGCCGACAGGTGGCGTTTCGGTATTTGAAATATGAAGAGGTCGTGCCGGTAATGACTGGCAAGGGGGCGAAAAAAGCCAAAACAGCTAGTCTGGCGGCCATACAGGCCGATCGCCCTAAACTGCGCATTCTGCACCCGATTTTATTGCGGGAAGTCGCCGATAGCTGGTACGTAATTGGGTACGATGCTGTGAGCGGGGGCGAAAAAACCTTTGCACTCGACCGTATGAGCGAACTCGAACTGCTGGATGATCCCTGCGATGTACCGCCCACTATTCTCGCCAATGTGAGCGACCTCTTCGAGCATATCTACGGCATTACCGATAGCCACGGGCCGGTAGAAGATATTGTCCTGTCGTTTTCGCCTTTGTTTGGTCAATATGTGAAAGCCAAACCAATTCACCAAACGCAGGAAGTGTTGAGCGACACCGACACCGAATGCGTCGTGCGACTGCGTCTGGCCCCCAACCGCGATCTGCTTATGCACCTGCGCAGTTACGGCGAACACCTGACGGTGCTGGAACCTGCCAGTCTGGTGCAGGAAATAAAGGCCTCCTTGTCGGCTACATTGGGCCGCTATTCTTCATAA
- a CDS encoding YdeI/OmpD-associated family protein, producing MHTFTTILQKFDEKGEKTGWTYIDIPLDITETIKPGQRTSFRVKGTLDNYAIKLVALLPMGRSGEREGGFIMPINATMRRGIRKEAGASVRVTLELDDSPLPISADLLTCLEDDLAAQAYFQTLSRGHQVYFSNWIEDAKTTETKTKRLTQAVMGLSMGLGYGPMIRYFKKQKAD from the coding sequence ATGCACACATTTACAACCATCCTTCAAAAATTCGACGAGAAAGGCGAGAAAACCGGATGGACGTATATCGATATTCCACTTGATATTACTGAAACCATCAAGCCCGGTCAGAGAACGTCGTTTCGGGTAAAAGGAACGCTGGACAATTATGCCATAAAATTAGTGGCTCTTCTGCCAATGGGCCGTTCGGGTGAACGTGAGGGTGGTTTCATCATGCCAATCAACGCCACCATGCGCCGGGGAATTCGGAAAGAGGCCGGTGCCAGCGTTCGGGTTACACTGGAACTTGACGATTCGCCCCTGCCTATCTCCGCCGATCTGCTGACCTGTCTGGAAGATGATCTGGCTGCACAAGCCTACTTTCAGACATTGAGCCGGGGCCATCAGGTCTATTTCAGCAACTGGATTGAAGACGCCAAAACCACCGAAACCAAAACCAAACGACTAACGCAGGCTGTTATGGGTTTGAGTATGGGCCTAGGTTACGGCCCAATGATTCGCTACTTTAAAAAGCAAAAGGCCGATTAG
- a CDS encoding SDR family oxidoreductase gives MNVENKTIIISGASRGIGRATAMLLAQHGANVVVTARNADELKELEKEAAEGHVRGKIVAVAGDVASESDMAAVVQTALDQFKRIDVVINNAGYGVFKNVDEITVDEWDSVMATNVKGTFILTKAALPTLKAQGSGHIVVVASDVAKRTFAGGSLYTASKYAQEAFMGALRKEVRSFGIKVTGVYSGLVDSHFHEKGHGHETSKGWLQSEDMAESMLFIVSRPAHVVIDEFMVHPLVQEY, from the coding sequence ATGAATGTAGAAAACAAAACCATTATTATTTCGGGCGCATCGCGCGGTATTGGCCGGGCAACGGCCATGCTTTTAGCACAACATGGTGCGAATGTAGTTGTCACCGCTCGCAACGCCGACGAGCTGAAGGAACTCGAAAAAGAAGCTGCTGAAGGGCATGTTCGGGGAAAAATTGTTGCGGTGGCGGGCGATGTTGCCAGCGAGTCCGACATGGCAGCCGTGGTGCAAACGGCTCTGGATCAATTCAAACGGATCGACGTAGTCATTAACAATGCGGGCTATGGCGTTTTCAAAAACGTGGACGAAATTACCGTTGATGAATGGGATAGCGTTATGGCCACCAACGTGAAAGGTACGTTTATACTTACCAAAGCGGCTCTGCCAACGCTGAAAGCACAGGGTTCTGGACACATCGTTGTGGTAGCCTCGGACGTAGCCAAGCGAACGTTTGCCGGTGGGTCGCTATACACCGCCAGCAAGTATGCACAGGAAGCATTCATGGGTGCATTACGCAAAGAAGTTCGTTCATTCGGTATCAAAGTGACGGGCGTGTATTCGGGTCTTGTCGACTCACACTTCCACGAGAAAGGTCACGGCCACGAAACGTCTAAAGGCTGGCTGCAAAGCGAAGACATGGCCGAGTCGATGCTGTTCATCGTTAGCCGCCCGGCTCATGTCGTGATCGACGAGTTTATGGTGCATCCGCTGGTGCAGGAATATTAG